A region of Gemmatimonadaceae bacterium DNA encodes the following proteins:
- a CDS encoding MFS transporter produces MAVVLGMSPWFSATVVAPAIVREWDATDTGGLWLTLAVQAGFVAGSLVSAVFLLSDRLRPQRLAAWSALGAAVGTALLALPAVQLETAVLLRLAIGAALAGVYPPGIKLAAGWTRQHRGLAIGALVAGTTLGSAVPHLLRLAVAPDEWRALQWLAASCALAGAALFTCVVREGPYQAPSAPFSARALGAVFANRGVVLATGGYLGHMWELYAMWSSIGLFWSAFGATHGLASPLTSTLAFATVGAGAAGCLWAGTVADRVGRSRVAMLAMAISGCCSLLIGPATSGPTLVVVAIAIVWGMSIVADSAQFSAAVTEFAPHDYVGTAVTVQTALGFLLTMVTIGLVPAWSATWGWRYAYMPLAIGPLLGMVAMWRLSTIEAARAHIGTPAAGGE; encoded by the coding sequence GTGGCGGTCGTCCTCGGCATGTCGCCATGGTTCAGCGCAACGGTCGTCGCGCCCGCAATAGTGCGCGAGTGGGACGCGACCGATACCGGCGGTCTCTGGCTCACGCTCGCCGTACAGGCGGGCTTTGTCGCCGGATCTCTCGTGAGCGCGGTGTTTCTGCTCAGCGATCGGCTGCGACCACAGCGTCTCGCGGCCTGGAGCGCGCTGGGCGCTGCGGTCGGCACGGCCTTGCTCGCTCTGCCAGCTGTGCAGCTCGAGACCGCGGTGCTCCTGCGCCTCGCGATAGGCGCCGCGCTCGCGGGAGTGTATCCCCCGGGAATCAAGCTGGCCGCCGGCTGGACGAGACAGCATCGTGGACTCGCCATTGGTGCCCTGGTCGCGGGAACAACGCTTGGCTCCGCCGTCCCTCACCTGCTGCGGCTCGCCGTGGCGCCAGATGAATGGAGAGCGTTGCAGTGGTTAGCGGCGAGTTGTGCGCTCGCGGGCGCGGCCCTCTTCACCTGCGTGGTGCGTGAGGGGCCCTACCAGGCGCCATCGGCACCTTTCAGCGCTCGCGCCCTGGGCGCTGTGTTCGCAAACCGCGGTGTTGTGCTGGCAACCGGTGGCTATCTGGGCCACATGTGGGAGCTCTACGCGATGTGGAGCAGCATCGGGCTTTTCTGGTCGGCGTTTGGCGCGACCCATGGGCTTGCTTCCCCGCTGACGTCAACCCTGGCCTTTGCAACGGTCGGAGCTGGCGCTGCCGGGTGTTTGTGGGCCGGCACAGTCGCGGATCGTGTCGGGCGGAGTCGCGTCGCCATGCTGGCCATGGCGATCAGTGGGTGTTGCAGCCTGCTCATTGGCCCGGCCACGTCGGGGCCAACGTTGGTGGTCGTCGCGATTGCCATCGTGTGGGGCATGAGCATCGTGGCCGATTCTGCGCAGTTCTCTGCCGCTGTGACGGAGTTCGCGCCGCATGACTACGTGGGCACTGCCGTCACCGTGCAGACAGCACTCGGATTCCTGCTCACGATGGTAACGATCGGCCTCGTGCCCGCGTGGAGCGCCACATGGGGATGGCGCTACGCCTACATGCCGCTGGCGATCGGGCCGCTGCTCGGCATGGTTGCGATGTGGCGTCTCTCCACGATCGAGGCTGCGCGAGCGCACATCGGAACTCCAGCAGCGGGTGGGGAGTAG
- a CDS encoding prepilin-type N-terminal cleavage/methylation domain-containing protein — protein sequence MLKMRQSRAGFTLIELLIVVVIIGILASFAVPKFQNTKGKANAAALRSDLRNMATAQEAYLYDYGTYTTSVAALNAFKPSPGVTFTFGAATAGGWSASVTHPQAFPIKCGLFIGGVAPIAPATIEGLIACQ from the coding sequence GTGCTCAAGATGCGCCAATCTCGAGCCGGCTTCACCCTCATCGAGCTGCTGATCGTTGTCGTGATCATCGGCATCCTGGCTTCCTTCGCTGTCCCGAAGTTCCAGAACACGAAGGGCAAGGCCAACGCAGCAGCCCTGCGCTCGGACCTTCGCAACATGGCCACGGCCCAGGAAGCGTACCTCTACGACTATGGGACGTACACGACCAGCGTTGCCGCGTTGAACGCCTTCAAGCCCTCGCCTGGTGTGACGTTCACCTTTGGAGCGGCTACTGCCGGAGGCTGGTCAGCCTCGGTGACGCACCCGCAAGCCTTCCCGATCAAGTGCGGTCTCTTCATTGGCGGGGTCGCGCCGATTGCACCTGCGACCATCGAAGGACTCATCGCCTGCCAATAG
- a CDS encoding 1-acyl-sn-glycerol-3-phosphate acyltransferase, with protein sequence MLYAAIRAIARVALRWFYRDIAARHVERIPVAGPVILAANHNNALVDALLVASVIHREVRLTAKATLLEHPLTRVLVRGLGIVPLRRVADESTTGDHPSSSRNHGAFETIVSTLAQNRVVLIFPEGISHSGSMLAPLKSGCARIAIQAVREGVRDVSIVPIGISFEAKGTPRSRVALLVGQPIPVNEELVALDTAVKQLTTRLDAGLRDVTLNFSTHDDAARVLDVADTLTRVLQDVRSIGDPRPSFADTIELAERVDRVRRRISEVPLEHVQRIEHFASDLARWAAEAQRLDIPLGDVGMPLGRGSGTWFTVREVLVLLPSAPLAVWGWLNHLLPLRLAVALGRVTAKNADEPAMHTLVGGLGLVLLTYGLLAALFDRWFGWAWALGYLVTLPLAASINFWWRDRAVAVWRRARGYLSQRARPERAASLVRERARLRREAKAIEDLAF encoded by the coding sequence GTGCTCTACGCTGCCATCCGCGCCATCGCACGCGTAGCGCTCCGCTGGTTCTACCGTGATATCGCTGCCCGGCATGTGGAGCGTATCCCGGTCGCAGGACCGGTGATCCTCGCAGCTAATCACAACAATGCGCTCGTTGATGCCCTCCTCGTGGCCAGCGTGATCCATCGAGAGGTGCGACTCACAGCCAAGGCCACGTTGCTCGAGCATCCCCTCACGCGCGTGCTTGTGCGCGGTTTGGGCATCGTGCCGTTGCGTCGTGTGGCAGACGAGTCCACGACGGGCGACCATCCGTCATCCTCCCGCAACCATGGCGCCTTTGAAACGATCGTCAGCACCCTCGCTCAGAATCGCGTGGTCCTGATCTTTCCTGAAGGCATCAGTCATAGCGGATCAATGCTCGCGCCGCTGAAAAGCGGCTGTGCACGCATTGCAATTCAGGCTGTTCGGGAGGGCGTGCGTGATGTCTCGATTGTCCCGATTGGCATCTCGTTCGAGGCCAAGGGAACACCGCGCTCACGAGTCGCGCTCCTCGTCGGTCAGCCGATCCCCGTCAATGAGGAGTTGGTCGCGCTGGACACGGCGGTGAAGCAGCTGACCACCAGGCTTGACGCGGGCCTTCGCGACGTGACTCTCAACTTTTCCACGCACGACGATGCGGCGCGCGTGCTCGACGTCGCAGATACCCTGACGCGCGTCCTTCAGGACGTTCGATCGATCGGCGACCCTCGACCTTCGTTTGCCGATACGATCGAACTGGCAGAACGCGTCGATCGTGTTCGCCGACGCATCAGTGAAGTCCCACTGGAACACGTTCAGCGCATCGAGCATTTTGCTTCCGATCTCGCTCGATGGGCGGCCGAGGCTCAGCGACTTGATATACCACTCGGCGACGTGGGTATGCCGCTCGGACGCGGCTCTGGGACATGGTTTACCGTTCGCGAGGTGCTGGTTCTGCTGCCGTCGGCGCCGCTCGCCGTGTGGGGTTGGCTCAACCATCTGCTTCCCCTTCGTCTTGCCGTGGCGCTTGGACGAGTCACAGCAAAGAATGCCGATGAACCGGCCATGCATACGCTCGTGGGTGGACTTGGCCTGGTCCTGCTGACCTACGGACTTCTCGCCGCCCTGTTCGATCGGTGGTTCGGGTGGGCTTGGGCCCTGGGGTATCTCGTGACGCTCCCGCTCGCGGCATCGATCAACTTCTGGTGGCGTGACCGCGCCGTCGCGGTGTGGCGTCGAGCACGGGGGTACCTCAGCCAGCGCGCACGACCAGAACGTGCCGCGTCGTTGGTACGTGAGCGCGCCCGATTGCGACGGGAGGCGAAGGCGATCGAGGACCTGGCCTTCTAG
- a CDS encoding MFS transporter: protein MAPNTSQGFLARIGLDRPELRAWAMYDWAVSSFQTTIQVAVFQIFFMGVAAADLGPDRALQSWATINVVSAVIVAILSPILGAISDVAAAKKRMLAGFMVVGVTAVAGMFFIDRGEHLLAGCLYVIATVGATASVVFYEALLPHIAHPREIDRVSSAGYAVGYVGGGVLLALNLAWILAPAAFGLPVSDDGASRTGTLPVRLAFVSVAVWWFVFSLPLLRRVREPARTREADETSAQRMFVTPFVRLGETVRTLRTFRHAFLMLLAFLVYNDGIQTIIRMATAYGTAIGIGRESLTIAILIVQFVGIPFAVLFGLLADRFGARACIFIGLLAYTGISIIGYFMQNASDFYILAVLVGMVQGGTQALSRSLFASMVPAHKSGEFFGFYSVFEKFANIFGPLLFAVTLALGFSSRSAILGVIVFFAVGALILTRVNVEEGRRQAREAERDLVTEPAS, encoded by the coding sequence ATGGCGCCTAACACATCCCAGGGCTTCCTCGCCCGTATCGGTCTTGACCGGCCGGAGCTTCGAGCCTGGGCGATGTATGACTGGGCAGTCTCGTCATTCCAGACGACGATCCAGGTCGCCGTCTTCCAGATCTTCTTCATGGGTGTCGCGGCGGCCGACCTCGGTCCGGACCGGGCGCTGCAGTCCTGGGCCACGATCAATGTCGTCTCGGCGGTGATCGTCGCGATCCTCTCGCCAATCCTCGGTGCCATCTCGGACGTGGCGGCCGCAAAGAAGCGGATGCTGGCCGGGTTCATGGTGGTTGGGGTCACGGCCGTGGCCGGTATGTTCTTCATCGATCGTGGAGAGCATCTGCTCGCCGGGTGCCTGTACGTGATTGCCACCGTCGGCGCGACCGCAAGCGTCGTCTTCTACGAAGCCCTGCTGCCGCACATCGCACATCCTCGAGAGATCGATCGCGTCTCGAGCGCAGGCTACGCGGTGGGGTACGTCGGGGGCGGTGTCCTTCTCGCCCTCAACCTCGCGTGGATCCTTGCCCCGGCGGCCTTCGGCCTGCCGGTGAGCGACGATGGCGCGAGTCGAACAGGGACCCTGCCGGTACGACTCGCTTTCGTTTCGGTCGCCGTTTGGTGGTTTGTGTTTTCGCTCCCGCTCCTGCGCCGTGTGCGTGAGCCTGCACGTACCCGTGAGGCTGACGAAACCAGCGCCCAGCGCATGTTCGTCACGCCTTTCGTGCGACTTGGAGAGACGGTACGTACCCTGCGCACGTTCAGGCATGCGTTCCTCATGCTGCTGGCATTCCTTGTCTACAATGACGGCATCCAGACCATCATTCGCATGGCCACGGCGTATGGCACGGCGATCGGCATCGGACGCGAGTCACTCACCATCGCCATTCTCATCGTGCAGTTCGTGGGGATCCCGTTTGCCGTGCTGTTTGGCCTTCTCGCCGATCGCTTCGGCGCGCGGGCCTGCATCTTCATCGGCCTGCTCGCGTACACTGGCATCTCCATCATTGGCTACTTCATGCAGAATGCCAGCGACTTCTACATCCTGGCCGTCCTGGTGGGGATGGTGCAGGGTGGTACGCAGGCGTTGAGCCGTTCGCTGTTTGCCAGCATGGTTCCCGCGCACAAGTCCGGCGAGTTCTTTGGCTTCTACTCTGTCTTCGAGAAGTTCGCCAACATTTTTGGCCCGCTGCTGTTCGCCGTGACGCTCGCACTCGGATTCAGCAGTCGCAGCGCCATTCTCGGCGTGATTGTATTCTTCGCCGTCGGTGCCCTGATCCTGACCCGTGTGAACGTCGAAGAAGGGCGCCGCCAGGCCCGTGAAGCCGAGCGTGACCTCGTGACCGAGCCTGCCAGCTAG
- the polA gene encoding DNA polymerase I, whose product MPPSVIPPSHPTLFLVDGYALIYRAFFALLSRPLRTAKGENTSAAWGVVNFVQRLIEKHRPEYLAWVHDAGSSFRHEVFAEYKATRQKLNEELQADFDRGLQRIEELLAAYRIPIIAIEGYEADDVIGTLARQAVERQLNTVIVSGDKDFQQCVRRGVWLLNPGRGGPASVEEQWVGMENASERLGVPPEYVTDYLALLGDSSDNVPGVPGVGDKTAQELITAYGDLDAILSRASEVTKKRPREALLAFGDQARLSKELVTIRDNVPVTLDLPALRRQSADVVQLRQLFLTLEFSTLLKTLDALEASEAPARLVEKKERQFTLVTTTAQVAKAVTRARELNAVTLAVETVPAGGDPQRARLAGMAIALTAGEGLYLPFAHRSWRPPQGDLLLVPDRVPSAPEGSHLAAQALAQDNSAEVMNLPSLESAPMAPLRDLLEDAAVAKSGHDMKHIMLVLRTHGIHLAGVSFDTMLASYVLDPGRREHSLAMLALEHLDHTLTTHELLRGKGKQEIGFDEVPLDVACEFMCEQAEVSLRLQGQLAPQVQAMGAEPLFRSIELPLLNVLARMEWTGVAIDIPWFRSLKARFQRERERVEREIHDAAGERFNINSNPQLRVILFEKLGLPVKKRTSTGPSTDASVLQELAEEGHQLPTLLMEYRELAKLESTYLDTLPGLVLPRDGRLHTSYNQTVAATGRLSSSDPNLQNIPIRRELGRDIRRGFVPIPGWTLIAADYSQVELRLLAHLSRDPAFVQAFNAGGDIHRETAAIIFAVPVGEVTSDMRARAKTINFATIYGQGALALSRQLKITLVEAREFIATYFERFRGVREYLDGMVAFAKDHGYVETIFGRRRYIPELKDRNFNIRAFGERVATNAPIQGSAADLIKIAMIRIDARLRAESLQSRMILQVHDELVFEAVAEEAPVVAALVRTEMEGAADLSVPLVVDLGMGGNWVDAKQ is encoded by the coding sequence GTGCCTCCGTCGGTCATCCCTCCGTCGCATCCCACGCTGTTCCTCGTCGATGGCTACGCACTGATCTACCGTGCGTTTTTTGCGCTGCTCTCGCGCCCGCTGCGCACCGCCAAGGGAGAAAACACATCGGCGGCGTGGGGCGTGGTGAATTTCGTGCAGCGCCTGATCGAGAAACATCGTCCGGAGTACCTGGCGTGGGTACACGATGCCGGTTCGTCATTTCGGCATGAGGTGTTTGCCGAGTACAAGGCCACCCGGCAGAAGCTCAACGAAGAACTGCAGGCGGACTTCGATCGGGGGCTCCAGCGTATCGAGGAACTGCTCGCGGCCTATCGGATCCCGATCATCGCGATCGAAGGCTACGAGGCGGATGATGTCATCGGAACCCTGGCCCGCCAGGCCGTGGAGCGACAGCTCAACACGGTCATCGTTTCCGGCGACAAGGATTTCCAGCAGTGTGTTCGCCGCGGCGTATGGCTGCTGAATCCGGGACGTGGTGGTCCCGCGAGCGTGGAGGAACAGTGGGTTGGCATGGAGAACGCCTCGGAACGACTTGGCGTGCCGCCAGAGTATGTGACGGACTACCTCGCGTTGCTTGGCGATTCCTCGGACAACGTGCCTGGCGTGCCGGGCGTCGGCGACAAGACGGCGCAGGAGCTGATCACCGCGTATGGCGACCTGGACGCCATTCTTTCTCGTGCGAGCGAGGTGACAAAGAAGCGACCCCGTGAGGCGTTGCTGGCGTTCGGCGATCAGGCACGTCTGTCGAAGGAATTGGTAACGATCCGAGACAATGTCCCGGTCACGCTCGACCTGCCGGCTCTGCGCCGGCAGTCCGCTGATGTTGTGCAGCTCCGTCAGCTTTTTCTCACGCTCGAGTTTTCCACCCTGCTCAAGACACTCGACGCCCTGGAAGCCTCAGAGGCACCAGCCAGACTCGTCGAGAAGAAGGAACGCCAGTTCACGCTCGTCACGACGACAGCACAGGTGGCGAAGGCGGTGACACGCGCCCGGGAGCTGAACGCGGTCACACTGGCCGTCGAAACCGTGCCCGCAGGTGGAGATCCACAGCGTGCCAGACTCGCCGGGATGGCGATCGCGTTGACAGCGGGCGAAGGCTTGTACCTGCCGTTTGCCCATCGGTCATGGCGTCCGCCGCAGGGTGACCTTCTGCTCGTGCCCGATCGTGTTCCCTCGGCGCCTGAAGGTTCGCATCTCGCGGCACAGGCGCTGGCACAGGACAATTCCGCCGAAGTGATGAACCTGCCATCACTCGAGAGCGCCCCCATGGCACCACTCCGTGACCTCCTGGAGGATGCTGCGGTCGCGAAGTCGGGTCACGACATGAAGCACATCATGCTCGTGCTCCGGACGCACGGGATCCACCTTGCCGGTGTCTCGTTCGATACCATGCTGGCCAGCTACGTGCTTGATCCCGGACGTCGGGAACACTCGCTCGCCATGCTGGCTCTCGAGCACCTCGACCATACCCTCACGACGCACGAACTCCTGCGAGGGAAGGGCAAGCAGGAGATCGGATTCGACGAGGTCCCCCTGGACGTCGCGTGTGAATTCATGTGTGAGCAGGCCGAGGTGTCACTCAGGCTCCAGGGCCAGCTCGCTCCCCAGGTGCAAGCGATGGGCGCTGAGCCCTTGTTTCGGTCGATTGAGCTGCCGCTGCTGAACGTGCTGGCCCGCATGGAGTGGACGGGTGTCGCGATCGACATCCCGTGGTTTCGGTCGCTGAAAGCAAGATTTCAGCGTGAACGCGAACGCGTTGAACGTGAAATACACGATGCTGCCGGGGAGCGGTTCAACATCAACTCCAATCCACAGCTTCGAGTTATCCTGTTCGAGAAGCTTGGGCTGCCAGTGAAGAAGCGCACCTCCACGGGGCCATCAACGGACGCCTCGGTCCTCCAGGAGCTGGCGGAGGAAGGTCATCAGCTACCGACCCTGCTGATGGAGTATCGCGAGTTGGCGAAACTCGAATCCACGTACCTGGACACATTGCCCGGACTCGTGCTGCCGCGTGACGGGAGGCTGCACACGTCCTATAACCAGACGGTGGCGGCAACCGGGCGCCTGTCGTCGAGCGATCCCAACCTGCAGAACATCCCGATTCGTCGCGAGCTGGGGCGAGACATCCGCCGCGGCTTTGTTCCCATCCCCGGCTGGACGCTGATCGCGGCTGACTACTCCCAGGTGGAGCTCCGGCTGCTGGCGCACCTCTCCCGCGATCCGGCATTCGTCCAGGCATTCAACGCCGGAGGTGACATCCATCGGGAGACCGCGGCCATCATCTTCGCGGTGCCGGTTGGTGAGGTCACGAGCGACATGCGTGCGCGGGCCAAGACCATCAACTTTGCGACGATCTACGGCCAGGGAGCACTGGCGCTCTCACGTCAGCTCAAGATCACCCTCGTGGAGGCGCGTGAGTTCATCGCGACGTACTTCGAGCGCTTTCGAGGAGTGCGCGAGTACCTTGATGGCATGGTGGCCTTTGCGAAGGATCATGGGTATGTCGAAACGATCTTTGGTCGCCGTCGCTATATCCCGGAACTCAAGGATCGCAACTTCAACATCCGGGCGTTCGGTGAGCGTGTGGCGACCAACGCGCCGATCCAGGGATCGGCGGCGGACCTGATCAAGATCGCCATGATTCGGATCGACGCCCGACTCCGGGCTGAGTCTCTGCAGAGCCGGATGATTCTCCAGGTGCACGACGAGCTGGTGTTCGAAGCCGTCGCGGAAGAGGCTCCTGTGGTGGCAGCGCTTGTCCGAACCGAAATGGAAGGGGCCGCTGACCTGTCCGTGCCACTCGTCGTGGACCTTGGAATGGGTGGAAACTGGGTCGACGCCAAGCAGTAG
- a CDS encoding ABC transporter permease, with product MRIRAVLREVVTALALAGGILAMLALLLAAAGADVERAMSALAQGALGSPGTFASSTLVRATPLILTGLAVGLAFRTGIINIGADGQLLGGAAAAAAMGYALHGAPSIVAIPFILLAASGAGAFVALGPAILRQRFGVLEVITTIMMNFVVLYAVGFLVRGPLQEPTGIYPQSPALDAAFRLPFVVPGTRLHAGFVLAVVLAITLSWILRYTAAGFRVRVVGANPEAAHVASRINVGRLGMRVFLTSGALAGLAGGVEVTGVTLALYENLSPGYGFTAIAVALLGGLEPLGIAVSGIFFGGLAAGASAMQREAGVPAVLVSVLEAAVILGVTGSRAIWMRRRMAMGRA from the coding sequence ATGCGCATCCGGGCGGTGCTCCGGGAGGTCGTGACCGCCCTGGCGCTTGCGGGCGGCATCCTTGCCATGTTGGCCCTGCTCCTCGCCGCCGCGGGTGCCGATGTCGAACGCGCGATGAGCGCGCTCGCTCAGGGAGCCCTTGGTTCTCCCGGCACGTTTGCCTCGTCGACCCTCGTACGCGCCACCCCCTTGATCCTCACCGGGCTTGCGGTCGGATTGGCGTTCCGCACGGGCATCATCAACATCGGGGCAGATGGGCAACTGCTCGGCGGTGCCGCTGCGGCGGCGGCGATGGGCTACGCGCTGCACGGCGCCCCGAGTATTGTCGCGATACCCTTCATTCTCCTGGCGGCGTCGGGCGCGGGAGCGTTTGTGGCGCTCGGGCCGGCGATTCTTCGCCAGCGCTTTGGCGTGCTCGAAGTCATCACCACGATCATGATGAACTTCGTGGTGCTGTACGCCGTTGGGTTCCTGGTCCGCGGACCCTTGCAGGAACCAACGGGCATCTACCCGCAGTCGCCTGCGCTCGATGCCGCCTTTCGACTGCCGTTCGTGGTCCCGGGCACACGACTGCACGCCGGATTCGTGCTTGCCGTGGTGCTCGCCATCACCTTGTCCTGGATCCTGCGTTACACGGCCGCCGGCTTCAGGGTGCGTGTGGTCGGAGCGAACCCCGAAGCGGCGCACGTCGCGAGTCGCATCAATGTCGGACGACTCGGGATGCGCGTCTTTCTCACGAGTGGCGCGCTCGCCGGCCTCGCCGGCGGCGTTGAGGTGACGGGGGTAACGCTGGCGCTCTACGAGAACCTTTCGCCCGGCTATGGTTTCACTGCCATCGCCGTCGCGCTGCTCGGGGGACTCGAACCTCTCGGTATCGCCGTCAGCGGCATATTCTTTGGTGGACTCGCAGCCGGTGCATCGGCCATGCAACGCGAAGCCGGAGTGCCAGCGGTCCTCGTGTCCGTCCTCGAGGCCGCCGTCATCCTTGGGGTGACGGGCAGTCGGGCAATCTGGATGCGCCGGCGCATGGCGATGGGGCGGGCATGA
- a CDS encoding ABC transporter permease produces MTDQIAAFLEATVRTATPLALAALGESVSERTGVINVGLEGAIMAGCFGAVVGAAAGGVSLGLLGGLAAGVLVGLAMAALVVGLRTDQILTGTALTLAAYGATGTLSPLVFGAHGVALSIPTLAPIDAPRLAAIPLIGRAVFAQSAMTYLLVGLVPLTWWWLYRTHAGLSLRAVGEFPPAAAAAGVRVSRVRWLGILVGTALGGLAGATLVLTVGTFTEQMSAGRGFIAIAIVALGRWTPHGAAFAALLFGAASALQYRFQAAGSAIPYQAFLALPYVLTLVVLAVGGGRSRAPAALGRSDDLAS; encoded by the coding sequence ATGACGGACCAGATTGCCGCGTTCCTCGAAGCCACCGTTCGCACAGCGACGCCGCTGGCACTCGCCGCGCTTGGTGAGAGCGTGAGCGAACGCACCGGGGTAATCAACGTCGGCCTGGAAGGCGCCATCATGGCGGGCTGCTTTGGCGCCGTCGTCGGAGCAGCCGCGGGCGGCGTGTCGCTCGGGCTGCTTGGTGGGCTTGCCGCGGGAGTGCTCGTCGGCCTGGCCATGGCGGCGCTGGTCGTGGGCCTTCGAACCGACCAGATCCTGACCGGCACCGCGCTCACGCTCGCGGCCTATGGCGCCACGGGCACCCTGTCTCCGCTCGTGTTCGGCGCGCATGGCGTCGCGCTCAGCATCCCGACACTGGCTCCCATCGACGCGCCTCGGCTCGCGGCAATTCCCCTGATCGGCCGCGCCGTCTTTGCGCAATCCGCCATGACGTACCTGCTGGTCGGGCTCGTGCCGCTCACCTGGTGGTGGCTCTACCGCACGCATGCCGGACTCTCGCTCCGTGCGGTTGGCGAGTTTCCGCCAGCGGCTGCCGCCGCGGGTGTTCGTGTCAGTCGCGTTCGGTGGCTGGGCATTCTCGTGGGCACGGCACTTGGCGGGTTGGCTGGCGCAACTCTCGTGCTGACCGTGGGAACGTTCACGGAGCAGATGTCGGCGGGTCGGGGCTTCATCGCCATCGCCATTGTGGCGCTCGGACGCTGGACGCCACACGGTGCCGCGTTCGCCGCGCTCCTGTTTGGCGCCGCCTCGGCGCTCCAGTACCGTTTTCAGGCGGCAGGATCAGCGATCCCTTACCAGGCCTTTCTCGCGCTCCCCTACGTGCTCACGCTCGTTGTCCTCGCCGTTGGTGGTGGCCGGTCCCGCGCACCGGCTGCACTCGGGCGTTCCGATGATCTGGCGAGTTAG
- a CDS encoding ATP-binding cassette domain-containing protein yields MTALSDAHLEVRPGTVHALLGENGAGKTTLMRIAFGMVQPDAGTVSIDGRVVRLRSPLDGLARGVGMVHQHFTLIPAMTVAENIALGRVGRFDPHVAAGRAQALGERTGLVVSPSARVRDLPIGAQQRVEILKALARDARVLILDEPTAVLAPSEVDDLLAWIRRFAAAQHTVVLITHKLREALAVADDVTVLRAGRTVLQAPASEVTQGALVDAMIGESAREERHGATSASTPGDVVLRLVDVHVPGERVSLRHASLEVRRGEVVGVAGVEGSGHHELLRALAGRVIPVTGRADVPADVAFIPGDRHRDAVVLDLSLTENAALRGLGTRHGRMDWSAERNRVASALERFDVRATGPEAPMRALSGGNQQKFVLARELDPLPPAIVAENPTRGLDVKATRAVHERLRAAGRAGAAVVVYSNDVDEVLALADRVFVVHAGLVRQVPSNREAVGRAMLGVGS; encoded by the coding sequence GTGACCGCGCTGAGTGACGCGCATCTCGAGGTTCGGCCAGGCACCGTGCATGCGCTGCTCGGCGAAAATGGCGCCGGCAAGACGACGCTCATGCGCATCGCGTTTGGCATGGTGCAGCCCGACGCCGGCACCGTATCCATCGACGGCCGCGTCGTGCGTCTGCGGTCGCCACTGGACGGCCTTGCGAGGGGCGTGGGCATGGTGCACCAGCACTTCACGCTCATCCCCGCCATGACCGTCGCAGAGAATATTGCGCTGGGACGTGTGGGCCGATTCGATCCCCACGTCGCGGCCGGACGAGCGCAGGCACTTGGTGAACGCACGGGACTCGTGGTATCGCCATCGGCGCGTGTCCGTGACCTGCCGATTGGCGCACAGCAGCGGGTGGAGATCCTCAAGGCCCTTGCCCGCGACGCACGTGTCCTGATTCTCGACGAGCCGACCGCGGTCCTGGCGCCCTCGGAGGTGGATGATCTCCTCGCGTGGATCCGCAGGTTTGCCGCGGCACAACACACGGTCGTGCTCATCACGCACAAGTTGCGCGAGGCCCTGGCCGTCGCGGATGACGTGACGGTGCTTCGCGCCGGGCGTACGGTCCTGCAGGCTCCGGCGTCCGAGGTCACCCAAGGCGCGCTCGTCGACGCCATGATCGGCGAAAGCGCGCGTGAGGAGCGTCATGGCGCGACATCGGCATCGACGCCAGGCGACGTCGTGTTGCGGCTGGTCGACGTCCATGTGCCGGGTGAGCGCGTCTCGTTGCGCCATGCTTCGCTCGAGGTGCGGCGCGGTGAGGTGGTCGGAGTCGCCGGCGTGGAGGGCTCTGGCCATCACGAGCTGCTTCGTGCCCTCGCCGGTCGCGTCATTCCGGTGACCGGGCGCGCCGACGTCCCGGCAGACGTCGCGTTCATTCCCGGAGATCGCCATCGCGATGCCGTGGTCCTCGACCTCTCGCTCACCGAAAATGCTGCACTACGTGGATTGGGCACGCGGCATGGTCGCATGGACTGGAGCGCTGAGCGGAATCGTGTGGCGTCGGCGCTGGAGCGGTTCGACGTTCGTGCCACGGGCCCCGAAGCGCCGATGCGGGCGCTCTCAGGTGGCAATCAACAGAAGTTTGTCCTTGCCCGGGAACTCGATCCTCTCCCACCGGCCATTGTCGCGGAGAACCCGACGCGTGGACTTGATGTGAAGGCGACACGCGCCGTGCACGAACGACTGCGAGCCGCGGGGCGTGCAGGTGCCGCTGTGGTGGTCTACTCGAATGATGTGGACGAGGTCCTCGCGCTTGCCGATCGCGTCTTTGTGGTGCACGCGGGCCTGGTGCGCCAGGTGCCGAGCAACCGCGAGGCTGTGGGTCGCGCCATGCTCGGCGTCGGTTCTTGA